The segment CATGCCAACATGGGCGTCACTCCGTCGTCACCCGGGCGAAGTGGTCCGGGCCACAGCCCGTAACTTCGCATGCGCTTTTCATGCCATCGTCATCGCGTTTCCCGAAGCCCGCGTCAAGGGGACCGGGGCGATGAGGGCGTTTACCGGCCGGGTGTGAAGTTTTGCAACATGGCCAGGAGCAAAAAGAGATAGATCGACCACTTGATGAAGATGACGGCCAGGGTCTGGGTGTAGGCCCCATCGTGGACTTTTTTGAGCCCGATGGCCTGGAGCACCATGTACCAGACGAGGATGACCGGGGAGAGGATCTGGCCGGCCACGGGCACGGCCGAAAGAACCGTCGGCGCGGCGCTGTAGCACAGGACGCGAAAGGTCTCGTTGAAGCTCTTGTTGGCGCTGCGGAAAAGCCGCAACAGCAGGTGGGTGATCCAGGCGTCGAGATAGATGCCGCAGGCGATGGCCAGGGGCATGAGCAGGAGCGCGACGAGAAAGCCCAGTCCGGGCGCGGCGGCGGCGGCCCCCAGGGCGTCGGCCTGGCCGGGATCGCCGAGCCTGGCCCGCAGGCCCATAAGCGACCACAAAAAATCGATGACCAGCAGGAATTCGCTGATGAGCAGGTTGAAGACCAGCGCCTTGCCCTTGGGGCGGCCTTCGGGCATGGCGCTGAAAAATTCCACGGGGGAGAGCAGGACCTTTTTGAGCGTGAGGAAAAGGCCCGGAAAGATCCCGTAGGCGTCCACCCGCTCCCAGGGGATGGGATCGGTGACGGTTTCCCGGGGCTTTTTCGTCTCCTCCGGCGCTTCGTCGTCCGGGTCTTCGTCGGCCGGTGGCAGCTTGGAACCGGCGGCGCGTTTGCGCGAGGCGCCGGTGTCCATGGCTTGCAGCCTGGCCCAGATGTCGCGCACGCCGTCGTTTGTCCGCTGGCCGTCGCCCTTGCCGCGCCGTTTCGCACCCACCTCCCGGTCTTCGGGCGCATCCGCCGTGGCCTGCGGCGCGTCGTGTTCCGCGTCGTTGGGGACGATTTCGGAAGCATCGCGGGGGGCGCTTGCCGCATCAGGTTCTTCAGGCCGGTCGTGGTCGGGCGCGGAGGAAAATGCCTCGTCTTCGGCCCGGGCGTGGTCTTCGTCCGCCGCTTCCCGGGCCTTTGCGGCGGCGATTTCCTGGGCCGCCTGGGACCATTGGTGCCCGCGCGCGTGGGGAGAGGCCTGCTCCTCGTGGTCTTCCCCGGGTGTCGCGGCTTCGGCCTGCGACGTGGCGGGATTGGACCGGGGGGAGGCCGGATCGAAATCCTCGGGCGTGTCGTCGTGGCCGGACGGTGATTCCCAATGGGTGACCGGCGGGGAGACCGGTTCCGCCTGGGCGGCGGGGCCGGGTCTGCGCCAGGACGAGGTGTCGCCGAGAGGCCGCGCGGACGCGCGGTCGGAGGCGTCGCTACGGGAATCGGAATCATCATCCGCGCGGAATTTGAACCTATGGCGACATTTCGGACATGTAGCCATGGTCGAGGTCACGGGAACCTTCTTGTCGGGCAATTCCCGAAAATAGCCGCATTGCGGGCAAGTGATGCGCATCATGTCCCTTTCTGAGGCGTCCCGGCGTCGCCGCCGGACGCGAACCGACACAAAGCAGTGTAGCCGCTCCCCGGCGGCAAGGCAACCGGAGGGGATGGCGGAAGGCCGGCCTGGGGCTCGTTACCACAGGCCGGGCAGCAGCAAAACCCTGCCGTGTTGGGGCGTCGCGGCCAGGGCGGCGAAGAACTCCCGGGGCAGGGCCGGGTAGTCGCGGCTGAAATGGTGGGCCTGGCGGCCGGCGGCGGCGTCATAGGCCGCGAGTTTCGCCGTGACGGCCGCGTCGTCGGCGAGCAGGCGGTTCAAGTGGAGCAAGGGGGCGTCGAGGGCCAGGACGACCGGGCCGGCGAGCCCCTCCAGGCGTTCGTGGACCGGCCGGACGTAGCGCGGACCCGTGGGCGGCGCATGGGCGAACAGGCGCAGTTGCAGGTCCGGCCACAGGCCATAGCCCGCTTTGACGTGCTCCGGGTCGGGATAGAGGGTGAGCCTCGGGAAATAGGCCCCGCCGAGCCCTGGCGTCGCGGCCAGCCGGGAAAGCGTTTCCCGGAAACCCGGGCCGGGCCGCTCATCCGGGTCGAGGCTGAGGACAAGTCCGGGGGGGCAAGCGGCGAGCAGGGCGTTTCGCTGGGCGGCGAAATCGCCGCCAAGCGGCCGTGCCAGATGGCGCGCGGGCATACCCAGCCGGGCGGCGGCGTCCCGGCCCCTGGCGGGCACGTCCGGGGCGTCCCAGACGATGACGGCTTTTGGGGCCAGCCCGGCGCAGGCCCCGAAGAAATCGGGCAGTGCCGGCTCGTCCGGCCGGGCCAGCACGGCCAGGGTCACGGGCGCGGGCGCGGGCGCGGTGGATTTGGCCGGTTCCGGCAGCGACACGACATCGGCCAGCATGCGCCGCAGCCAGACGAGGCTTTGGCGGATCTCCGGCGGGCAGGGCTCCGGATTGACGGTGACGAGGGTTTGCGGGCCGAGTTGGGCGGTCATGGCCGGCAGGCAGAAAAGGGCTTGCCGCGACGCATCGGCCAGAAGCTGGCGGTTGCCGGCCGGGCGTGCCCAGGCGAGCCCGCCCGCGTCCCGAAGCCGGGCGGCGGCGACGGTGTCCGGGCACAGGACGGTCAGCGACGTCTCCGGCGGCAGGGCGTCGGCCAGCACGGCGGCCAGATCGCCCGTGCCAAGGCCGAGGAGCAGCACCTCCCGGTGCGTTCCTGCGGCCCGCACGATACGCCCCGCCCGCACGGCCGTGCGCGCGGGATCAGGGGATGGGGCGTCGCCGCCGCGAGACGGTTGCGTCGCCTGATCCCCGAGCCGCCAGGACAGGATCTCGCGTGTGTAGGTAAAATAGGGGTGCGCGTCGGCCACCGGAGCCTCCGTCCGGGGCTGTATCGTGGGATGCGCTTGGAAGTCCATGCCGGCGCGGCCGACGGAAAACGCCCGCACGGGGACCGTGGCGGGCGTTGCTGTCGTAAAGGAGGCCTTATCCCTGGACCCGGCTGGCGGCGTAGGCGGCCATGACCCGGCGCACGGGAGCGGCGGTTGGCGTGTCGACGGTCTCGAATTCCCGCACAGGCGCCTCGACGGGAACATCCGTGGCGGCCGGGGGCGTGGCGGGGGCCGCGCTGGGCACGACCGGCTTGACCGGGGCGCGGGTCGCGGCCGTCGCCGCCGATGCGGGCGCGGCCTTGGGTGACTGGCCGGGGGCGGCGGCTGGGCCGGCCTGGGCCAGATACAGGGCCTGGGCGGCCGGCTTGGCGGTTTGCCCCGACATCGCGCCCGGCTGGAGGGAGGCGGTGGAAGTGGCGCTTGTCGGCACGGTCTTGGTGGCCACATGCTGGTTGGCTTCGCTAAATGCCTCGCGCAGGCCGGTCAGGATGGTCACCACCTCGTCGATCTTGGCCACGTCCATCTTGAGGTTGGCGGCCAGAAGCCGGGCGCTGCAGAAGAAATAGAGCTTTTGCAGCCGGTCGGCCAGATCGCCGCCCTTTTGGGCATTGAGCGAGCCTTGCAGCTCGGAGAGGATGTCCAGGACCTTGGAGATGAGAATGCCTTTTTGGGCGTAGTTCTTCTCGGCGATCTTTTCCTTGGCTTGGCTTAAGAACTTGAGCGCCGCGTCAAAAAGCATGATGAGCAGGTCTCCTTGGGTGGTGGTGGCGACCTGGGTCTGGAAATATGATCTGGCGGCGGCTTGCATGCGCTTTCTCCCTGTTTTCTCCCTTATCGGTGATGCCGGAGAAAACTGAAGGGTGCTGTCGTCGAAGGGACGCGGTTGGAGGATGTTTTAGATTTTAATTAATTGAAATACAAAGAGAAGAAAAATTTATCCCGGCGATGTCCGCCAGCGCCGGCCTGAGGCCGCCTTGGCCGTTGCGCCAGCGGGGGCAATCGTCTCGCATGGTATCCGCCGTGGCGAGGTTCGGTTTCCTTCCGGTTATGAACTGGAGGAGAGGTTTTTTATGGCCGAAGCGAGCTGGTTCTGCTGCTGGTTGTAGGTGGAGAGCAGGGAGTCGACCTTGGCGAAGCGCTTGCGCAGGTTGGAGGCGTAGGTGGCGATGCGGCGCTGCTCGAAGGCGATCTTGTTGTCGATCATGGCCGTGATGTCGTCGTAGTTGTCGTCGAGGATGTGCAGAGGGCCTTCTTTGGCGTCGGTCAATTCGCCGAGCAGATCGATCAGCTCGCCGGTCTTGCCCTGCTTGAGGGATGCGGTGGCGGTGTGGGTGCCCGGCGAGACGTCGATGGCCTTGAGCACCAAGCCGGCTTCGTCATAGCCGTGCTTGCCGGTGATCAGGCTGGAGTTGCTGGAGTAGATGGCCGGATGGCCGTTGATCGTGGCGCCCGTGATCTTGCCGCTGGCGTCGGTGGTGTAGGACAGTTCGTAGGTGCCGCACTTGGTCGTGCCTTTGATGTAGGAGGCGATGGAAATTTCGGAACTGTCCACGCGGCCGGCGTAACTGGCGGCGAAGAGTTCTGCCGCCTTGGTGGCGTTGGAGGCCAGGATGGCGTTGAGGGTAGCGTTGCTGATGTAGAGCAGTCCCTCGTTTTTGGCGCCTTCCTCGGCGTTGGTGAAGATGCCGAGCTGGGACAGCACGGAGTAGGTGTCGGCGTCGTAGTCGAACCCGACGCCCTTGCCGGCCACGGCGGTCTTGAGGTTGGTGTCGATGAGCTGCAGGCCGTAGTTGCCGGTCAGGATGGAGGCCTTCGACGTCGTGGAGTCGTATTTGGTGAGGTCCTGCAGCAGGGATCGCACCGTGTTCATCTGTTCGACGAAGGTTTGGATGTTGTGCCTGACGGCGTCGGTGTCGGTGGACACGGTCAGGTTGACGGTGCCTGTGCTTTTGAGGTTGAGGGTGACGCCTGGAATGAGGTCGGTGACGGTGTTGCTTTCCCGGGTAATGTAGCTGGTCGCGCCCGTGGGCCAGCCGTCGAGCTTGAGCAAGGCGCTGGCGTTGGAGGTGATGGTGTCGAAATCGGAGGCCTGGAAATAGGGCAGGGTGGTGCTGGAGTCGATGGTCAGCGTGGCGGAATCGCCGGTGTCCATGCCGCGCAGTTGGAGAAAGTAGCCGGTGCCGTCATAGACAACGCTGGCCTTGACGCCGGGGTTGTTGGCGTCGTTGTTGATGATGCTGGCGAGGTCGTTCAGGGAGCAGTTGGTGCCGATGTTGTTGGAATAGGTGGTGCCTTTGTAGGTATAGGCGAAGGTCTGGTCTGTGGGGTTTATGTTGATGGACTGGTTGGGGTTGGCGAAAGCGACCTGGGTGACCATGGCCTTGGCCGTGGCCAGGCGGTTCACCTCGATGACGTGGGTGCCGTTGTCCGCGCCGGAACTGGTGGTGGCGGTGAGGACGCCGGAGTTGGTGGAACTGGCCACCTTGACCAGGAATTCGCCCTCGGTGTCCATGCCCTGGAGGGTGGTCTTGAGCGAGAGGAGCTTGGAGTTGAGTTCCTGGAAGGCGTCCTGTTTTTTGACCCAGGACTGTTTCCAGGTTTGCAGCGTGGTGATGCGGCTTTGCTCGACCTGGACGAGCTTGGTGATCAGGGAGTTGAAATCCGTGCCGTTGCCAAGCCCCGTATAGGTGACCTGGCCGGATGTGCTTACTGGTTTGTAGGCGCTGACCGTGCTGGACATTTCGCTACCCTGAAAAAAGAGTTGGCCCCATACGGGAGATTCCGGTCGGATCTAAGCAACTCTTATGCCAAAAACCGGTCGGGCCGTGTCCCGCGGCCCGACCGGTCATGAACTCGAGGCTTAACCTTGGATGAGCTGCATGGCCATACGCGGCAGGGAGTTGGCCTGGGACAGCATGGCCACCGCCGACTGGGTCAGGATCTGTTGCCGCACGAACTGGGTCATTTCCGTGGCCACATCGACGTCGGAGATCTGGGATTCGGCGGCCTTCAGGTTTTCGCCCTGGATCTGCAGGTTGGAGATGGTGTTCTCCAGGCGGTTTTGCAGGGAGCCCAGGTTGGCGCGGATCTTGTCCTTGGACACGATGGCCGTCTGGATGGCGTCGAGGGCCTTCTGGGCCAGCTCCTGGGTGGAGATGCTGCGCCCGCTGGCGCCCGATGCCGCGCCAAGGCCCACGCCCAGGGCCGAAGCGGTGGAGGTGCCGATCTGGACGTAGTAATAGTCCTCGGCGCTCTGGTTGCCGGAGCCGAAGTGCACCTTGAGCTTGCCCGAAGAGTTGAGGCCGGAGCCGGTGTGGGTGCTGGCGGACAGGTTGCCGTTCAAAAGATAGATGCCGTTGAAGTCCGTGGCGTTGGCGATTCGGGTGATTTCCGAAGCCATGGCCTGGTATTCGGAGTCGATGATGAGGCGCTGGTCCGAGGTGTAGGTGCCGGTGGCGGCCTGTTCGGCCAGTTCCTTCATGCGGATGAGCTTTTCGTCCACGACCTGGAGCGCGCCGTCGGCGGTCTGGATCATGGAGATGGCGTCGTTGGCGTTTCTCACGCCCTGGTTGATGGCGGCGACATCGGCGCGCATGAGCTCGCGAATGGCCAGGCCGGCGGCGTCGTCGGCGGATGAGTTGATGCGCAGGCCCGAGGACAGGCGCTGGGTCGAAGTGGCCAGGGCAGAATAGGAATTCGAGAGGTTACGGGCCGCATTGGCGGCCATTCCGTTGTAATTGATGCTCAGCGACATGGTTGTTTCCTCCTTGAATGGATGCGGGCGTCCTTGCCCTTCGTGCTTTCCCGGTTGCGGCCGCGGGCCCTCGACCGACGACAACCGGTTGCGTGCCTTTTTCACCGTTCTTATCGACGCCGCCAAATCGATTCTTTAGCGTCCCCCGTCGGGCCGTGAGAAAAAATTCAAGACGGTCTGGAGCGACGATTCGCGGGAAACAGGAAGAGGCCCATGATGGCCTTGCGGCCGCAACCGTCGGCTTCCCGACGCCGCCGGTTTTGCTTCACGTGGCGGTATCGGCGGCTAACAGCTTCGATTTGCTGCGGTTGTTCGGAGAAAAGGCGGGCGTCGCGGAATTGACGCGACCCTTCGCGCGTCGGAAGGGCTACGCGAAAAGCCCAACGGGCCGTTGCCCCGGGCGGCGGCGGCGTCGACGGGGCCGGGGCGCGGGTGTTTTTTTGAAGCGGGTGGCGGCGGGTGAAACTTCAGGAAGGGGGCGCGCGCGGCGGGAGAACCCGTTGAAAGGGGTTTCCCTTTCGCGTCCCGCTCCGTCTTCGGAAAAACTCATTCCCGTGTGACCGCGTCCTTGAGCATGGTCCGGGCCGTTTCCGGGGACAGCCCCCGGCCGGCGGCCAGGGTGGCCAGGTTTTCCTCGGCGTCGGACGGGCGCAGGTAGAGGGGCTCGACCTGGCCGGGGCCGTAGGCCGCTTGCCGGGCCAGCTTCAGCACGGTGTCGGGGTCGGGCTGGTCGCCGTCCCCGGGGATGGCGGCCAGGGGCGCGGCGCGAAGCAGGGCGGCCCGGTGGCGGGTCGCGCCGTCACCGACCAGGGTCAGCGGCCCGACGGCGGCTCCTTCGGCGACCCGGGCGGCGGCGGCGTCGAGGAAGAGCGCCTCGGGCGGCCCCATGGGCACCAGGTCGCCGTCGGCCAGGAAGGGCTGGAGGTAGACCTGTCCGTTTCGGGCATGGGTGACGGCGATGACCGCGCCGGTGGCATGGCGGGCGGCCGAGGCGGCCAGGAGCGGCAGATATTCGAGGCCGGCCATGGGCGCGCCCGTGGCCAGGGACAGGCCGAGCGCCGTGGCCAGGGCCACCCGGATGCCGGTGAAGCTGCCCGGGCCGCGCACGCAGGCGATGCCGGCGAGGTCCGCCGGGGCCAGTCCCGCCGCCGTCAAAATGTCGGCGACCATGGGGGCCAGGACCGCCGCCGCGTGGCCGGTGGCGGCGTTTTCACGGACCAGCGTCTCCCGTCCGGGCCGTCCAAGCAGCACGGTCAGGCGCGGCGAGACGCCGTTTATGACGAGCAGCGGCCCTGCGGCCGGCAAGGGGCGCGCGTCAGCCATTGAGCACGCTTAACTGCCGGCGGATGTCGTTGACCGTGGCCAGAAGCATCAGCGCGATGAGAAAGGCCAGCCCGAGCCTTGTGGTCAGCGCCCGCATGCGGGGGCTCACCGGTTTGCGCATGATGATTTCCAGGGTGTAGAAAAGCAGGTGGCCGCCGTCCAGGACCGGGATGGGCAGCAGGTTCAGCACGCCGAGGTTGACGCTTATAAGCGCGGCCAGGGCCACCACGTTGCCGATGCCCTCCGCCGCCTGCTTGCTGACCATCTGGGCGATCATGATGGGGCCGCCGAGGCTGTCCAGGGGCACCACCCGCTCGATGAGCTTGAGCAGGCCCGTGTAGGTCACCGCCACCACGTCCCAGGTCTGCCTGACGGCCTCGCCGGCGGCCGAGCCCGCGCCCATGGGCACGGCCCGGGTCTTGCCCGAGGCCACGATGCCGACCAGCGGCGCGCTTTCCTTCTCGCCGAAGAGGTTTTTGATGGTGCGCATGACCGGGGTCAGGGTGAAGGTCAGGTCCTTGCCGTCGCGGCGCACGGTGAGGGCGACGGGCTTGCCGCCGCCGCCCCGGATGGAACGGGCCATCTCGTCCCAGTTGGCCACGGGAGCGCCGTTTATGGCCGTGATGGTGTCGCCGGCGGTGATTCCCGCCTGTTCCGCCGGGCTGTCGGCCTGGACCTGGCCGACCACGGGCAGCATCTCGAAACGGCCCTCGGCCACGAGCAGGCACCAGAAAAGCAGCCAGGCCAGGAAGAAGTTGAACAGCGGCCCGGCCGCCACCACGATCATGCGCTGCCAGGCCGGGCGCAGCTTGAATTCCTCGTGCGGGGCGAAACCGTCCGGTATGGGATCGTCCGGGTCCTGTCCCACGAGCTGCACGTAGCCGCCGAGCGGAATGGCGGAAAGCTGGTAACGGGTCTTGCCCCGGGTAAATCCCAGCAGTTTGGGGCCAAAGCCCAGGGAAAAGGTGGCCACGCCCATGCCAAAGGTCCGGGCGGCCAGGAAGTGCCCCAGTTCATGGAAGAAGATGAGGCCCCCCAGAACCAGGGCCACGGCGACGATGCTTTGAATCATGCTGACTCGGGTGCTCCCCGGCGGTCGTATCAGGCGTCGGGGGCGGGTTTTGCGCGGCCGGCCCGTCGCCGGAACACTCCGGTCGGGCGCGCGGCCGATGCATTATAATAAGCGGCCTTGGCGGCGAGGCAATGCCGTCAGGCGCGCTTTGCCGTCTCCAGGGCGCGCCGGCGCGCCCGGGCGTCGAGGTCCATGATGGAGTCCGCGTCCGGGAGCGCTTCCCCGGCGTGGGCGGCGAGGGCGTCGGCGATGGCCGAAGCGATGCCCATGAAGGGAAGGCTGCCTTGAAGGAAAAGCGCGACCGCCACCTCGTTGGCGGCGTTTAGGACCACGGTATGGCTCGCTCCGGCGGCCAGGGCGTCGCGGGCCAGCCCCAGGCAGGGAAAGGCGTCGTGGCGCGGGGCCTCGAAGGTGAGGCTGCCGAGCGTCACCAGGTCCACCCGGGGCACGGCCAGGGGCAGGCGCTCGGGGTAGCCCAGGCAATAGGCGATGGCCACCCGCATGTCCGGCGGCCCCAGATGGGCCAAAAGGGAACCGTCGTGGAGCTGGGCCAGGGAATGGACGATGCTTTGGGGATGGACCACCACATCGACCATGGACACGGGCAGGCCGTAGAGCCGGCAGGCCTCGATGACCTCCAGGCCCTTGTTCATGAGCGTGGCCGAATCGACGCTGATTTTCGGTCCCATGGCCCAGGTGGGGTGATTGAGCGCCATGGCCGGGGTGACGGCGGCCAGTTCGTCGGTTTGCCGGGTGCGGAAGGGGCCGCCCGAGGCCGTCAGCACCAGTCGCTCGACCAGGGCCAGGTCGGGAAGTCCCGCGCCGCCGAGGGCCTGGAACAGGGCGTTGTGCTCGGAATCCACGGGCAGGATGACCGCGCCCGTGCGCCGGGCCGTTTCCCGGATGAGGTCGCCGGCAAGGACGAGGGACTCCTTGTTGGCGAGCGCCACCACCTTGCCGGCGGCAACGGCGGCCAGCGTCGGCAACAGCCCGGCCGCGCCCACGATGGCCGAAACGACCACGTCGGCCTCGGGGAGGGCGGCCAGGGCGGCGTAGCCTTCCGGGCCGACAAGGATGTCCGGGGCATAGCCGGCCGGCAGGAGCTTTCGCAGGGCGTCGGCGCGTTCGTCCGTCAGCACGGCCAGAACCGGCGGTCGAAACGCCGCCGCCTGTTCGGCCAGAAGCGTCACGTTGGTGGCTCCGGCCAGGGCGGCCACGGCGTATTTGTCTGGATGTTCGGCGGCCACGCGCAGGGAGCTGACGCCGATGGAGCCGGTGGCGCCGAGCACGGCAAGCCGCCTCGGGCGGCTGGGGGCCGGCACGTCGAGGGAGGTGATGTACCCCACGCCCAGGGCGTCGGGAGACGATATCGCGTTTGGAGAAGAGTTGGTCATGCGTCGCGGTTGGCTTTGGCCGGCTCGGCGGCCCCGGGCGGGGTGATGCCGTAGCGGCCGAGTATTTCGGTGATGCGGGCGGACAGGTTGGCGGCCACCTTGCCGAGGGCGGCCAGGTTGATGCAGACGTAGAGGTCGACCTTGTGGGAGGCCATCTCCCACAGGCCCACCAGGGTCCTGGTCAGGTCGGGCTCGATCTGGAGCAAACGCAGGCGTTCCTGCATCTCGGCCGCGTTTCTGGGGCGAAAAAGAAAAAACTCGGGCGCGTCGCCGTCGTCCTCGAAAAACTGCTTGCGCCGCACCTTGTTGAAGCCGGCGTCGACGAGCCCTTCCACGGTCTCCTTGGGGGCGCGCCGGGTGCGGGCGGTCTTGATCTGGATGCGCCCGGCGTCGGCCTCGCCTTTTTCCCGCAGCAGGTAGGCGAAGTCGAATTCCATGATGTGTTCGAGCACGAGGCCCAGCCGGGGCGCGTCGAAGGAGCCGGCCATTTGCACGATCCAGGCCGCCTCCTTGGGGGAGAAGTCCCGCAGGGCCCGGGTGAAGTCCTCGCGCACCACCCGCATCGAGGCCGCGGCGCCCACGCACAGGGCCACGATCTGTTCGGCCCGCAGTTCCTGGGCGTCGTCGTCGGCCTCGGCCTCCCCGCTGCCGGCGGCCGCGCCGTACCGCGCCGTGACCGCGTCCACGGCGGCGACCTGGGCGGCAAAGGCCGCTTCGTCGCGGTCCGGGCGTTTTGCCCATTGGGGAATCTCGGCCCGGGCGAGCACCGACAGGGCGGTTTCGAGATGGGACCGGCCTTCCGTGGAGGCGGCGGCCTCGTCGAAGGCCGTCTGGACGCGGGTTTTGGAGATGGCCTTGGTCGTGCCCTTGAGCTTTTGCAGCACCGCGTCGAAGGGAAAGGCGATGATGAGGAGCTGGCCTTCGCGGGAGATGCGGTAGCGGCGTTCGGCCAGGATGTCGTCGTAGGCCCCGCGCACCTCTTCCTTGATGAAGCGCTCGATGTAGGCCCGCCAGTAGAGCTCGTCGAAGACCAGGGTGGAGGTGATCTCGTCGATCTTGGCCAGGGAGGCCTCGCCGAAGTGGCGGATGATGGCGTCGCTGAAATTGTCCTTGATCAGGCACGAGGCATAGACCGCGCCCTGGAGGCATTTGACCACGACCGTCTCTTTGCGCTCCAGGCGCCGGGCCAGCTTTTGCTTGGCGGAGGCATCCCCCACGGCCTTGGCCTTGCCGTAGTGGTTGAGCTCGATCAGGTAGGCGGAGAAGTGTTCCTTGATGTACTCGTGCCCCGGGTGCAGCCCTTCGGTCCGGCGCAACAGCATGTCCATGAGTCCCTGCTGCTCGGTTTCGAGCAGGGGAAACTCGTCGATCCGGCTCCGGTTGGCCTTGAGAAATTCCAGAAAAACCCGCTCCTCCAGCACTTCCCGGCGGGCTTTGATGGCCTTGAGTTCTTCCAGGCGTTCGAGGCAGACGTCGAAACGGGCTTCGCGTTCGCCCGGCGGCGCGGCAACGGCATCGTCCATGCCTGACGACCTCCTTTACCCCAGCCCGAGCAGGGGCCGGCCGGCTGCGTAGACCAAGATGGCGGGCAGCAGCCCGTCGATGCGGTCGAGCACGCCGCCATGGCCCGGGAGCAGGTTTCCCGAGTCCTTGACCCCGGCGGCGCGCTTGAGCGCGGATTCGAAAAAATCGCCCATTTGGGAGACGCCGGCCATGATCAGGCCCATGCCGGCCAAGGCCAGCGGCCCGGGCGCGAAGCGCGCGGACGCGGCAAAGACCGAGGCGACGATCGCCGAGGCCAAAAGGCCGCCGCAGGTGCCGGCCCAGGTCTTGCCCGGGCTGACCGCCGGCCAGACCTTGGGTCCGCCGATGAGGCTCCCCGCGTAGTAGGCCCCGGTGTCCGCGGCCATGACCACGGCCAGGACGAAGACCGTTCCCAGGGGGGAAAAGACGCACAGAAAGCGCAGGGGAAAGGCGACGTAGAGGAGCGCCGCGGCCAAGGCGGCGCGCGGTGGATCGGTCTCGCCCCGGCCGGCGAAGCGGCCGAGGAACGTGAACTGTTCGAT is part of the Solidesulfovibrio fructosivorans JJ] genome and harbors:
- the dxr gene encoding 1-deoxy-D-xylulose-5-phosphate reductoisomerase, which encodes MTNSSPNAISSPDALGVGYITSLDVPAPSRPRRLAVLGATGSIGVSSLRVAAEHPDKYAVAALAGATNVTLLAEQAAAFRPPVLAVLTDERADALRKLLPAGYAPDILVGPEGYAALAALPEADVVVSAIVGAAGLLPTLAAVAAGKVVALANKESLVLAGDLIRETARRTGAVILPVDSEHNALFQALGGAGLPDLALVERLVLTASGGPFRTRQTDELAAVTPAMALNHPTWAMGPKISVDSATLMNKGLEVIEACRLYGLPVSMVDVVVHPQSIVHSLAQLHDGSLLAHLGPPDMRVAIAYCLGYPERLPLAVPRVDLVTLGSLTFEAPRHDAFPCLGLARDALAAGASHTVVLNAANEVAVALFLQGSLPFMGIASAIADALAAHAGEALPDADSIMDLDARARRRALETAKRA
- a CDS encoding phosphatidate cytidylyltransferase, which gives rise to MPAGSQRQRLLTAAVGLPVLAVAVAVGGWLLALLTAVAAAVAMREFFAMTGRPGPLLEAIGLALGLIVVGSAVLGGWPVAGLALGLAFWIEQFTFLGRFAGRGETDPPRAALAAALLYVAFPLRFLCVFSPLGTVFVLAVVMAADTGAYYAGSLIGGPKVWPAVSPGKTWAGTCGGLLASAIVASVFAASARFAPGPLALAGMGLIMAGVSQMGDFFESALKRAAGVKDSGNLLPGHGGVLDRIDGLLPAILVYAAGRPLLGLG